In Gopherus flavomarginatus isolate rGopFla2 chromosome 1, rGopFla2.mat.asm, whole genome shotgun sequence, a single genomic region encodes these proteins:
- the LOC127056779 gene encoding olfactory receptor 52E2-like has translation MAVFNITHSNLSTFILMGIPGLETAHVWISIPFSMFYIIGLLGNFTVLFVVYKEQTLHKPMYLLICMLALTDIATPTFVMPNALCIFWFNLKGITVGGCLTQMFFLHTVSVMHSAVLVTMAFDRYVAICNPLRYTIVLTNTRIAKLGLLGLIRAVLFIMPLPLLLSQQPFCANHIIPYTQCEHMAVVKMVCGDITVNRTYGLVLFFVVNMSDLTLVALSYGLIMRAILRLSSKKAHQKALNTCTVHICVMLMYYTPGLFSNLTNRFSQSIAPYIHIILADLYLLIPPMLNPIIYGVKSKDLRDKVGKYICRK, from the coding sequence ATGGCAGTTTTCAACATCACCCACTCTAACCTTTCAACATTCATCCTAATGGGCATCCCTGGCCTGGAAACAGCCcacgtctggatctccatccctttCTCTATGTTCTACATTATCGGCCTGTTGGGAAATTTCACAGTTCTGTTTGTTGTATACAAAGAGCAGACCCTGCACAAGCCGATGTACTTGCTGATCTGCATGCTGGCACTCACAGACATTGCCACACCTACTTTCGTCATGCCAAATGCACTGtgtatattttggttcaatttgaaaGGCATTACAGTGGGgggctgcctcacccagatgttttTCCTTCACACTGTTTCTGTTATGCACTCAGCCGTCCTCGTGACAATGGCCTTCGATCGTTATGTTGCCATATGTAACCCTCTGAGATACACCATCGTTCTCACTAACACTCGAATAGCTAAGCTAGGGCTCCTGGGTTTGATAagagctgttctcttcattatgcccctgcccctgctcctgagccagcagccattctgtgccaatCACATTATCCCCTACACTCAATGTGAGCACATGGCTGTGGTGAAGATGGTATGTGGGGACATCACAGTCAACAGGACATATGGCTTGGTGCTATTCTTCGTAGTCAACATGTCAGACCTGACGCTCGTTGCCCTGTCCTATGGTCTGATCATGAGGGCCATCCTCAGACTCTCCTCCAAGAAAGCCCACCAAAAAGCCCTCAACACCTGCACAGTCCACATCTGTGTGATGCTGATGTATTATACTCCCGGCCTCTTTTCCAACCTCACAAACCGGTTCAGTCAGAGCATCGCTCCCTACATTCACATCATCTTGGCTGACCTCTATCTCCTCATCCCTCCCATGCTCAACCCAATCATTTATGGGGTCAAATCCAAAGATCTTCGTGACAAAGTGGGCAAATACATCTGCAGAAAGTGA